The following coding sequences lie in one Kribbella sp. NBC_00709 genomic window:
- a CDS encoding 5-formyltetrahydrofolate cyclo-ligase: MFESKVVARQYFLGAREQRPHAEGLLRCAQEVLPDVHRVALYVSMGREPKTGALIDWLLATDREVLLPILYADNDLGWGIAPGAADLVPGRLGLSEPPIDLGSDAIATADLVICPAVAVARDGVRLGRGGGSYDRALARIRPGTPVWAAVYDPEVVEALPSDTHDRPVDAAITPTRLITLRRSGDD; encoded by the coding sequence GTGTTTGAGTCGAAGGTCGTGGCGCGACAGTATTTCCTCGGCGCGCGGGAGCAGCGCCCGCACGCGGAAGGGCTGCTGAGGTGTGCCCAGGAGGTGCTGCCCGACGTCCACCGGGTGGCTCTGTACGTCTCGATGGGCCGGGAGCCGAAGACCGGCGCGCTGATCGACTGGCTGCTCGCGACCGACCGCGAGGTGCTGCTGCCGATCCTGTACGCCGACAACGACCTCGGATGGGGCATTGCGCCCGGTGCGGCCGACCTGGTGCCCGGTCGGCTCGGTCTGTCCGAGCCGCCGATCGATCTGGGCTCGGACGCCATTGCTACGGCCGATCTGGTCATCTGTCCGGCCGTGGCCGTTGCCCGCGACGGCGTGCGCCTGGGCCGCGGCGGCGGCTCGTACGACCGCGCTCTCGCCCGCATCCGCCCCGGTACGCCGGTCTGGGCCGCTGTGTACGACCCCGAGGTCGTGGAGGCACTCCCGTCCGACACGCACGACCGACCGGTCGACGCTGCGATCACACCAACTCGCTTGATCACGCTGCGAAGATCAGGAGATGACTGA
- a CDS encoding phosphotransferase yields the protein MTETAVQAAATAARKLGLTVTDPRVLYTAFSTVVHLRPSPVVARVPMNLPDGLGEPEPAVRRQQRELDVVAWLAEQGVPVVPPTPLVPLEPVEPVEPVEQDGLSITFWTYVEVDQTAEPDYFGATARVTELHAQLAGYPGELTWMSPLRLIGAGLDTAEAVPGLLEQKDVDRARAEWKVLEPVLTSRAGFESVFPSATVQPVHGDAPSWNLIITVDGPLWADFEDATLGPIEWDLAGFGPDLCRAYDEAALADGIRMFAAQWRDMPFAGGLS from the coding sequence ATGACTGAGACCGCGGTCCAAGCCGCAGCCACAGCCGCACGCAAACTTGGCCTGACGGTCACCGACCCGAGAGTGCTCTACACCGCCTTCTCGACGGTCGTGCACCTGCGGCCGTCGCCGGTGGTCGCACGGGTCCCGATGAACCTCCCGGACGGTCTCGGAGAACCAGAGCCCGCAGTACGCCGTCAGCAGCGCGAACTCGACGTTGTCGCCTGGCTGGCCGAGCAGGGCGTGCCCGTGGTGCCACCGACTCCACTGGTGCCGCTCGAGCCGGTGGAGCCGGTGGAGCCGGTGGAGCAAGACGGGCTGTCCATAACCTTCTGGACGTATGTGGAAGTGGACCAGACCGCCGAGCCCGACTACTTCGGTGCCACTGCTCGTGTGACGGAGCTACACGCCCAGCTCGCGGGCTACCCGGGAGAGCTGACCTGGATGAGCCCGCTGCGGCTGATCGGTGCAGGCCTGGATACGGCCGAGGCGGTGCCCGGTCTGCTCGAGCAGAAGGACGTCGACCGCGCGAGAGCCGAGTGGAAGGTGCTGGAGCCTGTCCTGACCAGCCGGGCCGGGTTCGAGTCGGTCTTCCCGTCGGCGACAGTCCAGCCCGTGCACGGCGACGCCCCGTCCTGGAACCTCATCATCACCGTCGACGGGCCGCTGTGGGCCGACTTCGAGGACGCCACGCTCGGACCGATCGAATGGGACCTCGCCGGCTTCGGACCGGACCTGTGCCGGGCGTACGACGAGGCAGCGCTGGCCGACGGGATCCGGATGTTCGCGGCCCAATGGCGCGACATGCCGTTCGCTGGTGGACTGAGCTGA
- a CDS encoding serine hydrolase domain-containing protein: protein MLQTYVDNGAVPGLISLTSRGDETRVEVLGRTAYDGPEMHRDSLFRVSSFTKPIVAAATMILVDELRLSMNAPVADVLPELAHPVVLRHPDGPIDDTVPAARPITVRDLLTFRVGLGESDNPALRQREEELELHTFGPPVPRTPLDPDEWMRRLGTLPLQYQPGERWLYSTGSHLLGVLIARVAGQPLEEFLRERIFEPLGMRDTGFTAVDPARLTTAYVGEDVLDPAEGSQWLTPPSFPDASGGLVSTVDDFHAFTRMLLTGGLLSPAAVEEMTTDQLTPAQREAAAGFLGPDTGWGYGVSVSSDRYGWAGGLGSLWSTTPADGTISILLTQRALWTWPEELFAEASAPAW, encoded by the coding sequence ATGTTGCAGACGTACGTCGACAACGGGGCCGTACCCGGACTCATCAGCCTCACCAGCCGTGGTGACGAGACACGGGTCGAGGTGCTCGGCCGGACGGCGTACGACGGCCCCGAGATGCACCGGGACAGCCTGTTCCGGGTCTCGTCGTTCACCAAGCCGATCGTCGCGGCCGCGACCATGATCCTGGTCGACGAGCTCCGGCTGTCCATGAACGCACCGGTTGCCGACGTGCTGCCGGAGCTGGCTCATCCCGTCGTACTGCGGCACCCGGACGGGCCGATCGACGACACGGTGCCTGCGGCCCGGCCGATCACGGTGCGGGACCTGCTCACGTTCCGGGTCGGGCTGGGCGAGTCGGACAACCCGGCGCTGCGGCAGCGCGAGGAGGAACTGGAGCTCCACACCTTCGGTCCGCCGGTGCCGCGTACTCCGTTGGACCCGGATGAGTGGATGCGGCGGCTGGGGACGCTGCCGCTGCAGTACCAGCCGGGTGAGCGCTGGCTGTACTCGACTGGCTCGCACCTGCTCGGCGTACTGATTGCACGAGTCGCCGGGCAGCCGCTGGAGGAGTTCCTCCGCGAGCGGATCTTCGAACCGCTCGGAATGCGTGACACCGGGTTCACTGCAGTAGATCCCGCGCGGCTGACCACCGCGTACGTCGGAGAGGACGTACTGGATCCGGCGGAGGGCAGCCAGTGGCTGACGCCGCCGTCGTTCCCGGACGCCAGTGGTGGGCTGGTGTCGACCGTCGACGACTTCCACGCGTTCACGCGGATGCTGCTGACCGGCGGTCTTCTGTCTCCGGCTGCGGTCGAGGAAATGACGACGGACCAGCTCACACCGGCGCAGCGAGAGGCAGCAGCCGGGTTCCTCGGGCCGGACACCGGTTGGGGCTACGGCGTGTCCGTCAGCAGCGACCGGTACGGCTGGGCGGGCGGTCTGGGATCGCTGTGGTCGACCACGCCGGCGGACGGCACCATCTCGATCCTGCTGACCCAGCGGGCGCTCTGGACCTGGCCTGAGGAACTGTTCGCCGAGGCCAGCGCGCCCGCTTGGTGA
- a CDS encoding penicillin acylase family protein, whose translation MPRLLRLAVIGGIALLTVLVVIAGTVIFVVRHSFPTYDGSIDLNGLDGDVTVVRDANAIPQIYADTPADLFAAQGYVAAQDRFFEMDFRRHVTAGRLSELFGKDALETDKFVRTLGWRRVAEQELPLLSPSTREYLDDYARGVNAYLSGHSGSGLSLEYGVLSLQPGGPKNYTPEPWTAADSLSWLKAMAWDLGGNLDEEITRTKLLAAFPARNIESLYPQYPYDRNQPIMSSGTVGKDGKFTTAPVSPELRRGMLTQDLLKSLDSVQSVAKGLPELLGQGDGVGSNSWVVSGDHTTTGKPLLANDPHLGATMPGIWTQVGLHCNNVGKDCPFDVSGFSFSGLPGVVIGHNNAISWGFTNLDPDVQDLYLERIDGNNVLYNNKWRAMSTREETFKVAGQDEPVKITVRETRHGPLISDVGEDERKVGEQAAAQAKYPTAYGVALQWTALNPGKTADALFAINTAQNWTQFRAAAQQFQVPSQNLVYADTDGHIGYQSPGLIPIRATGRGDWPVPGWDPKYYWKGYIPFDALPTEFDPPDGIIVTANQAVVPNTYTYYLTNSWDYGYRSQQILDRIKAAGKLDANAMASIQLDTKNKAAEMLVPYLLRISIDDAFEKQGQDTLRNWDFTQPPDSAAAAYFNVVWRNLLALTFHDQLPEGTWPDGGSRWFEVIHNLLGQPNSGWWDNIGTPQKESRDDILREALVNARTEITQKMAREPVNWQWGKLHKLTLTNQTLGKSGIGLVEKIFNRGPYQLGGGTSIVDATAWDASEGYDVTATPSMRMVVDLSDFDQSRWVNLTGVSGHAFSSNYVDQTKLWVKGETLQWAYTKGAVEATRKHSLTFTKPDR comes from the coding sequence GTGCCTCGCCTGCTTCGACTCGCCGTCATCGGCGGAATCGCCCTCCTCACGGTCCTCGTGGTGATCGCCGGGACCGTGATTTTCGTCGTCCGCCACTCGTTCCCGACGTACGACGGATCGATCGACCTGAACGGCCTCGACGGCGACGTCACCGTGGTCCGGGACGCGAACGCGATCCCGCAGATCTACGCCGACACCCCGGCCGACCTGTTCGCCGCGCAGGGGTACGTGGCGGCGCAGGACCGGTTCTTCGAGATGGACTTCCGCCGGCACGTCACCGCCGGGCGGCTCAGCGAGCTGTTCGGCAAGGACGCGCTCGAGACCGACAAGTTCGTCCGCACCCTCGGCTGGCGGCGGGTCGCCGAGCAGGAGCTGCCGCTGCTCAGCCCGAGCACCCGGGAGTACCTCGACGACTACGCCCGCGGCGTCAACGCGTACCTGTCCGGCCACAGCGGCTCCGGTCTGAGCCTGGAGTACGGCGTCCTGTCGCTGCAGCCCGGCGGGCCGAAGAACTACACCCCGGAGCCGTGGACCGCGGCGGACTCGCTGTCCTGGCTCAAGGCGATGGCGTGGGACCTCGGCGGCAATCTGGACGAGGAGATCACCCGGACGAAGCTGCTGGCCGCGTTCCCGGCGCGCAACATCGAGAGCCTCTACCCGCAGTACCCGTACGACCGGAACCAGCCGATCATGTCCAGCGGCACGGTCGGCAAGGACGGCAAGTTCACCACCGCGCCGGTCAGCCCCGAGCTCCGCCGCGGGATGCTGACCCAGGACCTGCTCAAGTCCCTCGACTCGGTCCAGAGTGTCGCCAAGGGCCTGCCCGAGCTGCTCGGCCAGGGCGACGGCGTCGGATCGAACTCCTGGGTCGTCTCCGGTGACCACACCACCACCGGCAAGCCGCTGCTGGCTAACGACCCGCACCTGGGCGCGACCATGCCGGGCATCTGGACGCAGGTCGGCCTGCACTGCAACAACGTCGGCAAGGACTGCCCGTTCGACGTCTCCGGCTTCAGCTTCTCCGGACTGCCCGGAGTGGTGATCGGCCACAACAATGCGATCTCGTGGGGCTTCACCAACCTCGATCCGGACGTCCAGGACCTGTATCTGGAGCGGATCGACGGCAACAACGTGCTCTACAACAACAAGTGGCGCGCGATGAGCACGCGCGAGGAGACGTTCAAGGTGGCCGGCCAGGACGAGCCGGTGAAGATCACCGTCCGCGAGACCCGGCACGGTCCGCTCATTTCGGACGTCGGCGAGGACGAGCGCAAGGTCGGCGAGCAGGCCGCGGCGCAGGCGAAGTACCCGACGGCGTACGGCGTTGCGCTGCAGTGGACCGCGCTGAACCCGGGCAAGACCGCCGACGCGCTGTTCGCGATCAACACCGCGCAGAACTGGACCCAGTTCCGGGCCGCGGCGCAACAGTTCCAGGTCCCCTCGCAGAACCTGGTGTACGCCGACACCGACGGCCACATCGGCTATCAGTCGCCCGGTCTGATCCCGATCCGCGCCACCGGTCGGGGTGACTGGCCGGTGCCCGGCTGGGACCCGAAGTACTACTGGAAGGGCTACATACCCTTCGATGCGTTGCCGACCGAGTTCGATCCACCGGACGGGATCATCGTCACCGCCAACCAGGCAGTGGTGCCGAACACGTACACCTACTACCTGACGAACTCCTGGGACTACGGCTACCGAAGTCAGCAGATCCTCGACCGGATCAAGGCCGCCGGCAAGCTGGACGCGAACGCGATGGCGTCGATCCAGCTGGACACCAAGAACAAGGCCGCCGAGATGCTGGTGCCGTACCTGCTCCGGATCAGCATCGACGACGCGTTCGAGAAGCAGGGTCAGGACACCTTGCGGAACTGGGACTTCACCCAGCCGCCGGACTCCGCCGCAGCCGCGTACTTCAACGTGGTCTGGCGCAACCTGCTCGCCCTGACCTTCCACGACCAGCTCCCGGAGGGCACCTGGCCGGACGGCGGTTCGCGCTGGTTCGAGGTGATCCATAACCTGCTCGGCCAGCCGAACAGCGGCTGGTGGGACAACATCGGCACGCCGCAGAAGGAGAGCCGCGACGACATCCTGCGCGAGGCCCTGGTCAACGCGCGGACCGAGATCACCCAGAAGATGGCGCGCGAGCCGGTCAACTGGCAGTGGGGCAAGCTGCACAAGCTCACGCTGACCAACCAGACACTGGGCAAGTCCGGCATCGGACTGGTCGAGAAGATCTTCAACCGCGGCCCCTACCAGCTCGGCGGCGGTACGTCGATCGTCGACGCGACCGCGTGGGACGCCTCCGAGGGGTACGACGTGACGGCCACCCCGTCGATGCGGATGGTCGTGGACCTCTCGGACTTCGACCAGTCCCGCTGGGTGAACCTGACCGGCGTGTCCGGGCACGCGTTCTCGTCCAACTACGTCGATCAGACCAAGCTGTGGGTCAAGGGCGAGACCCTGCAGTGGGCCTACACCAAGGGCGCCGTCGAAGCGACCCGCAAGCACTCACTGACCTTCACCAAGCCGGACCGGTAG
- a CDS encoding DUF1203 domain-containing protein yields MNTELRYEGVPGSELKRIRCNGYDDFGNAVVSRTSEEGGEPLRCCLTLAVTGAQITLVSHRPMTAGGPYAEVGPVFVHLTDCGGPAEDGFPIDYRDRQAVLRPYDAAGQMLDGVVAEPGTSETELKRLFEDPAVDTVQVRNVVAGCWNFTVRRQG; encoded by the coding sequence ATGAACACAGAGTTGAGGTATGAGGGCGTACCGGGTTCCGAGCTGAAGCGAATCCGGTGCAACGGGTACGACGATTTCGGAAACGCCGTCGTTTCGCGGACGTCGGAGGAGGGTGGCGAGCCGCTGCGCTGCTGCCTGACGCTCGCCGTCACCGGCGCCCAGATCACACTGGTCTCCCACCGGCCGATGACGGCCGGCGGTCCGTACGCCGAGGTCGGCCCGGTGTTCGTGCACCTAACGGACTGCGGCGGCCCGGCCGAGGACGGCTTCCCGATCGACTACCGGGACCGGCAGGCGGTACTGCGCCCGTACGACGCCGCGGGTCAGATGCTGGACGGTGTCGTCGCAGAGCCTGGGACGAGCGAAACGGAGCTCAAACGACTGTTCGAGGACCCGGCCGTGGACACCGTTCAGGTGCGGAACGTGGTGGCCGGGTGCTGGAACTTCACGGTGCGCCGACAGGGCTGA
- a CDS encoding FmdB family zinc ribbon protein, giving the protein MPTYQYQCTDCGEALEVRQSFTDDALTVCPNCQGNLRKVFNAVGVVFKGSGFYRTDSRSSGKSAVPAKSESSSSSSSSSSSESSKSSSTSKDSSSGSSSSGGSSSSSTSAA; this is encoded by the coding sequence GTGCCGACGTACCAGTACCAGTGCACCGACTGTGGTGAAGCGCTCGAGGTGCGCCAGAGCTTCACGGACGATGCTCTGACCGTGTGCCCGAACTGCCAGGGCAACCTCCGCAAGGTCTTCAACGCCGTGGGCGTGGTGTTCAAGGGTTCCGGCTTCTACCGGACCGACAGCCGGTCGTCCGGCAAGAGCGCGGTCCCGGCCAAGTCCGAGTCGTCCTCGTCGAGCTCCAGCAGCTCGTCTTCCGAGTCCTCGAAGTCGTCGTCGACCTCGAAGGACTCGTCGTCGGGCAGCTCGTCGTCGGGCGGCTCGTCGTCCTCGAGCACCAGCGCCGCCTGA
- the cpaB gene encoding Flp pilus assembly protein CpaB, with translation MTIPSLLRDLRRAARWHRRLLAGVAAAAAVYFGLLALSPSPPPTVAVLAAARDLTGGAVPTRDDLRTVDLPPGAVPAGALRPGADLTAHILSGPVRAGEPLTDARFLGPPAVPSGSLAYPFRVDDADISALLRVGDHLNLYAATSTSADAASLLARSVRVLALPAARSAADGALIVVATTPEIATRLAQASANSRITVALTPDTS, from the coding sequence ATGACAATCCCTTCCCTGCTTCGTGATCTGCGCCGTGCCGCCCGGTGGCACCGTCGGCTCCTGGCCGGCGTCGCCGCCGCGGCCGCTGTGTACTTCGGTCTCCTGGCCCTCTCCCCTTCGCCACCGCCGACGGTCGCGGTGCTGGCCGCCGCACGCGACCTCACCGGCGGAGCCGTGCCCACGCGCGACGACCTGCGGACCGTCGACCTACCGCCGGGCGCGGTGCCTGCCGGCGCCCTCAGACCCGGCGCCGACCTGACCGCGCATATCCTGAGCGGACCGGTCAGAGCCGGCGAGCCACTCACCGACGCCAGATTCCTGGGGCCACCAGCTGTGCCGTCCGGGTCGCTCGCCTACCCGTTCCGCGTCGACGACGCCGACATCAGCGCCCTGCTACGGGTCGGCGACCACCTCAACCTGTACGCCGCAACGAGCACGAGCGCCGACGCCGCGAGCCTGCTGGCGCGCAGCGTTCGCGTGCTCGCCCTGCCGGCGGCGCGTTCGGCCGCGGACGGCGCGCTGATCGTGGTCGCGACCACACCGGAGATCGCCACCCGACTGGCCCAGGCCAGTGCGAACTCGCGGATCACCGTGGCGCTGACACCCGACACGAGCTGA
- the mscL gene encoding large conductance mechanosensitive channel protein MscL: MLKGFKEFVMRGNVVDLAVAVVIGAAFTKIIGAVVDGLINPLIAAIFGKPDISGVWKFEINQSVFSIGLILQAALNFLFVAAAVYFFIVMPLNKLAERRARGQEPEPDPLTTDQELLTEIRDLLRTRQQ; this comes from the coding sequence ATGCTCAAGGGCTTCAAGGAATTCGTCATGCGCGGGAACGTCGTCGACCTCGCGGTCGCCGTCGTCATCGGCGCCGCGTTCACCAAGATCATCGGCGCGGTCGTGGACGGTCTCATCAACCCGCTGATCGCCGCGATCTTCGGCAAGCCGGACATCAGCGGCGTCTGGAAGTTCGAGATCAACCAGTCGGTCTTCTCGATCGGACTGATCCTCCAGGCGGCGCTGAACTTCCTGTTCGTCGCAGCAGCGGTCTACTTCTTCATCGTGATGCCGCTGAACAAGCTGGCCGAGCGTCGCGCGCGCGGTCAGGAGCCGGAGCCGGACCCGCTGACCACCGACCAGGAGCTGCTCACCGAGATCCGCGACCTGCTCCGCACCCGGCAGCAGTAA
- a CDS encoding GNAT family N-acetyltransferase — MELRGFSDGYGGQVASWAVNAKEVALLSGRVEYPFPEELRTNWRTVEEDIHSYLLFDGERPVGYGEIWLDDEEDEVELARIIVDPNVRGRGVGAELVRALLGPALNAGYSEVFLRVRPENAAAIRAYHGSGFVDVPAALMEEWNDGQPVPYRWMRYAGEQMDAGELRG, encoded by the coding sequence GTGGAACTTCGGGGGTTTTCCGACGGTTACGGCGGCCAGGTCGCGAGCTGGGCCGTGAATGCGAAGGAAGTGGCGTTGCTGTCCGGTCGGGTGGAGTATCCGTTCCCGGAGGAGCTGCGGACGAACTGGCGGACGGTCGAGGAGGACATCCACTCCTATCTGTTGTTCGACGGCGAGCGGCCGGTGGGTTACGGCGAGATCTGGCTGGACGACGAGGAGGACGAGGTCGAACTCGCCCGGATCATCGTGGACCCGAACGTCCGGGGACGCGGGGTCGGCGCCGAACTCGTGCGGGCGTTGCTGGGGCCGGCGCTGAACGCCGGCTACTCGGAGGTCTTCCTGCGGGTCCGCCCGGAGAACGCGGCGGCGATCCGCGCCTACCACGGCAGCGGCTTCGTCGACGTTCCCGCCGCCTTGATGGAGGAGTGGAACGACGGCCAGCCGGTCCCGTACCGCTGGATGCGCTATGCCGGTGAGCAGATGGACGCCGGCGAGCTCAGGGGCTGA
- a CDS encoding alpha/beta hydrolase — protein sequence MRTIRLLCALVLACSACSAPADNKPCAAGFTCTTLHVPLDRQRADGPSLDLAVIAADNVDAPRGVLLLLTGGPGQPGVPLLPSLQRNVHPDVLRDYRLVMFDQRGTGSNGINCASLQETVGGSDFLTPPTTAVDECAQRIGTGLGYYGTPDTVDDIEQLRQSLKVDRLTLDGTSYGSFTAAQYGLKYPDQVQTLVLDSVVPHKGFDPMGMDLMAATGPVLKAACRQDPACTTDPVADLAWLVQHGVSGTDLMETLSVASLNSVNPTLKGIPAILHAARTGDDTGLKELFQQMTSKGLTYGTLSAGLHMATLCSDLHFPWSGKPDRATALDDAVRRLDPKQLYPYDMATARGQLMIQGCLRWPAARVSTYPAAQQLLPRTLILHGSNDLFCPLDWSRWEQAHSRNAELVVIPGSGHSVQRDARGQEAVREFLLH from the coding sequence ATGCGAACGATCCGGCTGCTCTGCGCACTGGTTCTCGCCTGCAGCGCCTGCTCAGCGCCAGCGGACAACAAGCCCTGTGCGGCAGGCTTTACCTGTACGACGCTGCACGTTCCGCTCGACCGCCAACGAGCCGACGGTCCGTCACTCGACCTCGCGGTCATCGCCGCCGACAACGTCGACGCACCACGCGGTGTTCTCCTGCTCCTCACCGGCGGCCCCGGACAGCCCGGCGTACCACTCCTCCCCAGTCTCCAGCGCAACGTGCATCCTGACGTGCTGCGCGACTACCGCCTCGTCATGTTCGACCAGCGCGGCACAGGATCGAACGGCATCAATTGCGCTTCTCTACAAGAGACTGTCGGCGGCTCGGACTTCCTGACACCACCCACGACGGCCGTCGACGAGTGCGCTCAGCGAATCGGCACAGGCCTCGGGTACTACGGCACGCCGGACACCGTCGACGACATCGAGCAGCTGCGCCAGTCCCTGAAGGTCGACCGGCTGACACTCGACGGAACGTCGTACGGCAGCTTCACGGCGGCGCAGTACGGCCTGAAGTACCCGGACCAGGTGCAGACGCTCGTGCTGGATTCGGTCGTACCGCACAAGGGCTTCGACCCGATGGGTATGGATCTGATGGCCGCGACAGGCCCTGTGCTCAAGGCAGCGTGTCGTCAGGACCCAGCGTGTACGACGGACCCGGTGGCAGACCTGGCCTGGCTGGTGCAGCACGGCGTCAGCGGGACCGACCTGATGGAGACGCTGTCGGTCGCGAGCCTCAACTCGGTGAACCCAACGCTCAAAGGGATTCCAGCCATCCTGCACGCCGCACGCACCGGCGACGACACCGGCCTGAAGGAACTCTTCCAGCAGATGACCAGCAAAGGACTCACGTACGGCACGCTGTCCGCGGGCCTGCACATGGCCACCCTCTGCTCGGACCTCCACTTCCCATGGTCGGGAAAGCCAGACCGCGCGACCGCCCTCGACGACGCCGTACGCCGATTGGACCCGAAGCAGCTGTACCCGTACGACATGGCGACCGCGCGCGGCCAGCTGATGATCCAGGGCTGCCTGCGTTGGCCGGCCGCCCGCGTGTCGACGTACCCGGCCGCCCAGCAGCTATTGCCACGCACGCTGATCCTGCACGGGAGCAACGACCTGTTCTGCCCACTGGACTGGTCCAGATGGGAGCAGGCGCACTCGCGGAACGCCGAGTTGGTCGTCATACCGGGAAGCGGTCACAGCGTGCAACGGGACGCCCGTGGCCAGGAAGCGGTCCGGGAGTTCCTGCTGCACTAG
- a CDS encoding SigE family RNA polymerase sigma factor: MEFEEYVSARGQELVRLGFTVSGDYQRAEDLAQIALMQAFRSWRKVRNADDPHHYVRRILVNEFLSMTRRRSYSEAPTAEIDPQGAVPDHATGIANSDDLWRALATLSARERVVLVLRYYQDLDDQTIADVLGIKPSSVRATASRALASLREARKTNRVDERLS; encoded by the coding sequence GTGGAGTTCGAGGAGTACGTATCCGCCCGTGGACAGGAACTGGTGCGGCTCGGGTTCACCGTCTCCGGCGACTACCAGCGAGCGGAGGACCTTGCGCAGATCGCGTTGATGCAGGCGTTCCGCTCCTGGCGGAAGGTGCGGAACGCGGACGACCCGCACCACTACGTCCGGCGCATCCTGGTGAACGAGTTCCTGTCGATGACCCGGCGGCGTTCGTACAGCGAGGCGCCCACGGCCGAGATCGATCCTCAGGGCGCCGTGCCCGACCACGCCACGGGCATCGCGAACTCCGACGACCTCTGGCGAGCGCTTGCCACCCTGTCCGCCCGGGAGCGGGTCGTGCTGGTCCTGCGCTACTACCAGGACCTGGACGACCAGACGATCGCCGACGTGCTCGGCATCAAACCGTCCTCCGTGCGTGCGACCGCGAGCCGGGCGCTCGCCTCGCTGCGGGAAGCCCGAAAGACCAACCGTGTTGATGAGAGGTTGTCGTGA
- a CDS encoding META domain-containing protein: MSNTDLEDDLRGTFERAAASVPETTGLTERATTGAQRAQRRTWIVSGAAAVAVAAIAIVGFGLAGSNDKPTQPPVAGGQAPASATPTPQPPTAQTVSGTWRPLQMAGFKALKASRPDDPVLVFRADGTWTGSDGCNGLQGTFSIGQRGEFTATSGPQHMIGCNNVPHTGVLEAAKRIAVDGNTLRFFGADGRQLASYARAR, from the coding sequence GTGAGCAACACCGATCTCGAGGATGACCTGCGAGGTACCTTCGAACGCGCCGCGGCCTCGGTGCCAGAGACCACCGGCCTGACCGAGCGCGCCACCACCGGCGCGCAGCGGGCCCAGCGGCGTACCTGGATCGTCTCCGGTGCGGCCGCCGTCGCGGTCGCGGCGATCGCGATCGTCGGCTTCGGACTGGCCGGCTCGAATGACAAGCCGACCCAGCCGCCGGTCGCCGGTGGACAGGCGCCGGCCTCGGCGACCCCCACGCCGCAGCCACCGACCGCACAGACCGTGTCCGGCACGTGGCGGCCACTGCAGATGGCCGGGTTCAAAGCCCTGAAGGCCTCCCGGCCAGATGATCCGGTGCTGGTGTTCCGCGCGGACGGGACGTGGACGGGCTCGGACGGCTGCAACGGACTCCAGGGGACGTTCAGCATCGGTCAGCGCGGCGAGTTCACCGCGACCTCCGGCCCGCAGCACATGATCGGCTGCAACAACGTGCCGCACACCGGCGTACTGGAGGCCGCGAAGCGGATCGCAGTGGACGGGAACACGCTGCGGTTCTTCGGCGCCGACGGGCGTCAACTTGCGAGTTACGCTCGCGCACGGTAG